The genomic segment GCATCATAAGCTGAAAGACTGAATATTGGACGTACATTTGGAAAGTAAACAATTTCaaatattgtgtgtatatagcAATAATAGTAAAACTGAGTAAGTCGGCCATCTATGATAGTGAATTTCAGTCTTTCACAGCATGTATAAACTGTGTACTTCAACTTGACAGTGACTTTTGATTAAAAATCACTTGACTCCAGGTTTTCCATGAGCTTGGTtaacaaataatgaaattgTCCCCACCTTGtggtaaagaagaagaaatacataACCAAGAGAGCCTGCCAAGTTCTTGTGACTAAAGGGTATACTATAATCTATAGGTTTTCTCTTCaatataaatcattttacaTACAAGCTCTTTTTCAAGAATAGACTACTTAACCATTAGTGAATTGAAAGTATAAACCATTCACTATTTAAAACCAACAATGTTCACTTTGGAAGTTAGTTGTATGATTGTTAGCATCTCAGTAAAACACTTTCATATGGACATGTTAAAATTGATGCAGATAGAGACAAAATTCCAGCTCAAAAGGTTTATTCAGATAGACAGATCAGGGAGTGTTAAAAATGCCACGAGGAGGCTTATAGGTAATGAGGGCAAAGCCAACCCAACATTCATCCTTCCATTATGACAATTAACAGTTGGAGCAGACGGGTGCGTTTATTCAAAGGCCCTGTTAATACTCTCACTCGGGCCAAACCCTGAGGCTTGCGTGTTTAGCTTTTGCCCCCAAGGGAGTGCTTGTCAAACAGGTACTCggccatcttgttgtttttggcatCCATGCGGGTGAGGTTGGAGATGTAGTCGCCCAGCTTCTTGATGGCCTCCACCTGCTCATTCAGGTAGTGGGTCTCCAGGAAGTCACACATCTGACGAAGAGAGGGAACAATTAGTGGTTTgctaaaacacaatgtttacaACTCATATCTCGTCTCAAAATtggacaaaaacagatttatccCACAACTCACATGCGGGTCTACGTGGTCCGAGGCCAGCTTGTGCAGATCCAGCAGGGCCTGGTTGACGTTCTTCTCCAGCTGCAGAGCGCACTGCATGGCCTCCAGCCCGCTGCCCCACTCGTCTTTTTCCGGTTTCTATGGgggggaataaataaatattacagcAGACTGTAGCCTCGTTACATAGCGGCCTTGCGTACATTGCAAAAATGATCGGAGTCAACAGCCACACTGCTGGATCTGTACAGACCTTGACGTCCTGGAGGAAGATGCGCCCTCCCCTGTTGTTCTGGAAGGACAGCAGCTTGTCGGCATGCTCGCGCTCTTCCTCACTGTTCTCCTTGAAGAAATGGGAGAAGCCTGGAAGGGCCACATCGTCACGGGAGAAGTAAAAAGCCTGTGTGGAGGGGAGGGCAGACAAAACAACCTGTTAtgacaaaaccaaaaatcaCCCGTCATCAATTTGGCAAAAAGCCACCGTGACAAACGGTAGTTatgcaaccaaacacacacacacacacacacacacacacacacacacacacacacacacacacacacacacacacacacacacacacacacacacacacacacacacacacacacacacacacacacacacacacacacacgtgcattaTGGGAAAAACAATAGAAATAACCAGTGACCATTGCATCTTCATGGGTTTTCCACAGTTACAAATAACAgaggggttttgttttgctcaccATCGAAGTGTAGGTGTAGGAGGCGAACAGCTCCATGTTTACCATCCGGTTGACGGCGGCCTCACAGTCGCGGTTGTAGTTCTGACGCACTTGGGACTCCATTTTGGCCGGTGTGTGGGTTTTCTTCTCCCCTGCTTTTTCTTAGCAAAAACGGTACAAAAATAGAGCTCTGCGGCGGTTTCGTCGTTAGTGTTCGAGTAGAAAAATATAGGACTTTCGTCGCGACTAGCTTAAAGTAGATGGTgtggagggaaagaagaaggaggaggagggacgagtgTAGAAGTTCCGTTCAAACACTGTTGAAGCAAGAACAACTGTTTCTTCCCCGGTCTGAAATGGCTGACGGGACGCTCCGCGTATTTATACCCCCACTGCGCACACCTCGTGACAGTCGACGCGTCACTCGGCGCATCTCCACCAATCGCTGGGCTCAGACGTCAAACGAGCCACGCGCCAAGGGATGAGGTTGCACTTTTTGGGGGGAGGACACGTTTACTTCTTTAATCCGACCCGCTTACACACACGTCCAATGACTTTTGCTgcttcaaaaccttttttttttattatcgatAACTGTATTCTATTTGATCATGTCCCCAGTGCAAAGTTATCGACTTCAATAAGAACAATAAACCATTAaacgatttttttaaaaccctgaaTGAGTTGTGACGTTCTTTCCCCTTTACCTACACACCAGCATAGAAACAGACAAAACTTAGAACATACCCAAGCTcatgaatacaaacaaaaaaatatcaggcTACTATAAAATCgaaatatttatcaaataaaaacagggCGAGTACTTGCAACTGCAAATGAAAAAGTATTGTAGAGCTGGTAAACActtttgtaatttattattataattataattataattattattattacttgaCCAACAATTTTTTATGGGTGTATTTCGGTGAGTAGACTTTGGGCCTACACATAACCAGGTTGAACTGGACCTGTCGCACCTCATAAACGCACCACATGACATCTGAAAAACTGCTGACAACATGTTTCCAACCAAGGTAGTTTTTATTGCATTACTCAATACCACAGCACAGTTGCGAGACGCCACTGGGGCCGAAAAGCCCGAGAAGGCCTAtcattgcaaaaaacaacacgGGGACCAAAGAAATCCTTGTATTcgatttgtgttgttgttttttaggcTGAGCCTTTCTACACAAAGCATTtgcctctcttttttgtgtctgcGAGAAGATCCTCCAATAGAGAATGAACTGTCCATTAGGCTgaatatgtctgtctgtatgaatatacacatttacatacGTGTGTAGACAGCAGTTGTCAGCCCCCAatagtgtgtctgtagtgtactCTGCCCCCTGCAAAGGCAGGTAGGCTGGGATAGGCTCCAACAGTTAGAAAGTGAATAGATGCAAAACAACCATtataacaaaagaagaaaaaaagttagttTATGAAAGTTGATGTTGTCACACTAATGATGGAAACATTTGCTACAGTAAATGGGATATGTTGAATTGGTGATACCATTGCTTAATTAAATGAGAGAAATTTAGATGTCACAATTTCCTTCACACTTCCAAGTTTTCACCCACAACTGTAGATCATCTACAGCTGAGTTGTAAACCTAGCCCATCTGATAGGATGTAACGCAGATGCATTGAAATTTGGGTTGAGGTTTGCCCTCATATTTACCTAAATATTCTGTATTTAGCTTTCCCTGGCAGTATGAGATGATTCACATGACTTTGGTTATTAGACTATATGATCAACTGACACAGCAGTGTGAGCCAGTAATTTTCCACTTGTGTCTCGGTTCTTTGTTTACCCCTGCTAAACACAAGTACACACCTTTTCTTCACCGTACCctatcatttattttgatagCATCCAACCTGATTTTGggacatttaaattcaatttgatCTGAACCGCCATTTTAACTCTCTTGTTGAAAGTTCAAGGGATCTTCCTCCATTAGTATAATATGCATTGGTAAAGTTATACGGCCTGATAAGCTGTTTCCATTTTAATTAGCAAGCCAATTAAACCCCCATGATACATTTTCATGcttttattgtatatttcaaTAGCTATAGCACAATTAAGAAGAATTTCTAACACATCctaatttgtatttgtgtagCGCCACATACATTACCTCAAggtactttacatagtgaggttgagaccttacaatattagTATATTATAATATACTATACATCCTACACTCTCAAAAAAGTGACTCAGCAATTCAAACAGCACCAATGCCTCTACCATCCTTACTTTTTGCTGTGTCATGTTGACACGATTAGTCAGTGTACAAAATGTCAGGTTCAACTGTGGATTGTGCTGTGTCATTGTTGTGACTCAGCATTCCACACAGACTGTAAACCTTCCTGTTTTGGTCAGGGAGTCGGTAACCTGATCTGGTCTTGTGAGCTGTGAACTGTCAGACAGGAAGGTCACGTCAGCGCTCTGCTGGATAGAACCGGTctgggagacagaaagaaaaggggaaccAATTTCTGGACATGGACATGAATGTCTCTTGTGCAGTGTTAGTGTAACTAAGAAAAGTGATCCTGAAATTTATTGAAAT from the Scophthalmus maximus strain ysfricsl-2021 chromosome 17, ASM2237912v1, whole genome shotgun sequence genome contains:
- the LOC118288185 gene encoding ferritin, middle subunit, which produces MESQVRQNYNRDCEAAVNRMVNMELFASYTYTSMAFYFSRDDVALPGFSHFFKENSEEEREHADKLLSFQNNRGGRIFLQDVKKPEKDEWGSGLEAMQCALQLEKNVNQALLDLHKLASDHVDPHMCDFLETHYLNEQVEAIKKLGDYISNLTRMDAKNNKMAEYLFDKHSLGGKS